One window of the Gemella haemolysans ATCC 10379 genome contains the following:
- a CDS encoding response regulator transcription factor → MRLLLAEDERDLADALEAMLKHNNYSVDVVNNGQDALDYLMLDDYDGAILDVMMPQMDGVTVVKKLRENKKSTPVLLLTAKSEIEDKVYGLDSGADDYLTKPFVTRELLARVRSMTRRQATFTSNVLELGNVSLSKYTFELSTEKDKVRLSNKEYQMMEMLMRNPGNVIQTEQFLERIWGYDSDSEINVVWVNISYLRKKLKALDANIHIKATRNVGYTLEMLDV, encoded by the coding sequence ATGAGGTTATTATTAGCCGAAGACGAAAGAGACTTGGCAGATGCTCTAGAAGCAATGCTGAAACACAACAATTACTCAGTCGATGTAGTAAACAACGGACAAGATGCATTAGACTATCTAATGTTAGATGATTATGATGGAGCTATTCTTGATGTTATGATGCCACAAATGGATGGAGTAACAGTAGTAAAAAAACTTAGAGAGAATAAAAAAAGCACACCAGTATTATTACTAACAGCTAAGTCAGAAATCGAAGATAAAGTATATGGATTAGATAGTGGTGCAGATGACTATTTAACAAAACCATTTGTTACGAGAGAATTATTAGCAAGGGTACGTTCTATGACGAGGAGACAAGCTACATTTACTAGTAACGTACTAGAATTAGGTAATGTTAGTTTAAGTAAATATACATTTGAATTATCTACAGAAAAAGATAAAGTAAGATTATCAAATAAAGAATATCAAATGATGGAAATGCTTATGAGGAATCCTGGTAATGTAATTCAAACGGAACAATTTTTAGAAAGAATCTGGGGTTATGACAGTGATTCTGAAATTAATGTTGTATGGGTTAATATTTCTTATTTAAGAAAAAAACTAAAAGCATTAGATGCTAATATCCACATTAAAGCAACAAGAAATGTAGGATATACATTGGAGATGCTGGATGTTTAA